The Solanum pennellii chromosome 11, SPENNV200 sequence CCGATGTGCCTTGCACCAGTAGTTGAGGTCATCCGAGCTTTCTCTTCACAGTAATTGgtataaaattagaagaaaatagTAGACGATAAATATCAAAGAGAGAAGATAGATAATGCAATAAAGGTTTATTTGGCACCTGCAGTCCTCCTTTAGTCTAGGTAATTCTTTTCTCCTCTGTTCATTTGCTCTGTGTAACCCGCGATTCTTCATTTGCCATTCATATTTTCACTAACTGTACACTCGTATTTACAGATTTGCACGTCTGATTTATTGTCGAATACAGAATAACAGGTGAAACTTATCATTTGTCCGAAAATCTCCATCAATCGATGCGTAGACACATTGGTTGCTGCTTGACATAGCTAACAGGAAAGTCATAGTTTTTTCATGATGGCTTTTGTTATGTATTGATGAAGTTATTTCAATATCCTTCAAGCCTGTAGAGAGTGATCAACTAGTGTGTTGTTGCCTTCAAAAAGCTTGGACTATCTCTGAGTTGGGAAGGTGTCACACCTTCTCGGGGTGCGGTCCTCTTTAGGACCCTGTATGAACGTGAGATGCTTCACACACCGAgctatctttttttaaatttcaagttGGGTCATGGATCTTGAATTGCCTTCCATTTTGTTCCTTAATTTATGACCAAGTGAGATATGATTACATTTTTTTGTTCACACCTTTTCTAAGATGGGAAACTAATGATGTAAagcttaatatatattatttatatatatacattaactcattgaaatgaatgataatcttttttctattttttgcaTTTCATAAACTATTTGTTGCACATAATTTGACCTTGCATGAAATCTAATAGTAAACtttgtgattttaaatttgTCATAATATTTGCATATTAATGTAaacttaatttgaaattttttgtgtgCATTTCTCAAATATCTATCAGGTAGAtaaataaaatcacataaaatatgtcatctactttaattatataaatcaaTCTTAATCGAAATCAACTTGAGATTTTTTGGCTTATTAAAACTAATGTTTGTGATAATTCAACttacataaaatttattgaaaaatttaacaaattgtCAAGATATACaagttaatttaaatttgtatatagcTATAGAAGCTTTTCATTATGTATGAACTAATCattaggaaaataaaaaatacataagtccattcttttttttttccaaaataactaataagaaaataatattcatCAGGACTAATACTCTGCATCTCTAAGCAAGTCTGCTTAGCAAAAAGTGACAATTATCAAATTGGAATTACTTTCAATTGCTTCAAGGAATCATCTTTTTTGCTAGtgctaattaagttaataataagcattttaacataattaagcAAACAAAAAGTATATAAGTAAACCTTACTTTGAGTTTTCAATTTTGATGCCACACATGCAAAAtgatgagaaaaaaagaaaaagtaaagttCTTCACcattaaaaaaacttatgaaCAAAATATTCCTAATTTGGTCCAAGTGATTCATTAATGAATAGATGCTAGATACCATACCAATGAAATAAGTGTGGTTTACAAAGGATAAAATGTAGGTAAGTCTTCTTTTTATGAGTTAAATAGAGATTGTTTTGGACAAATTAtcgattaaaaaaaagtcaaaaatggaGCTAACCCGGCGCCTCTCCGGCTAAAAGGTGACAACTCTTTGATTACCTACTAATCTTTTACTCTGATATTGAATCTACACACTTTTTTGTATTGAAGTTTTTATCCACGATAAGCTAAGTTAAAGCAGTTTCATGTCAAATCATCGCCTTCCAAATTTTCATTCGGAATGCCTCTACCTCTTCATACTCCTGTTAAAACCGATCTCTCACCTCTCCTCATTGACGTATTTGTGCAATTTCTCTTTGTAAATTTTCATTCGGAGTGCCTTTACCTCTTCTTACTCCCGTTAAAACCGATTCTCACCTCTCCTCATTAACATATTTGTGCAATTTCTCTTCGTATGTCAAAACAATCTCAGTCTCACTTCCCTTATTTATCACAAAACTCAATCAATTCTTCAAACACTTCATTAATAACTAACATGAAAGTCGATCTTATTACCATCGATACAACTATTCCCATTTCATAAGGTTAAATCCAATAATACCTTGAAATTAAAAACTTCATAACAATAACtcaaaaattatgaatgaacaTACAATATTATACTTCACATCACAATAATTAATCTTTACAATTTGATTGCTCTACAAAAGTAGTTAATACTTACAAAAtcattttacaattttttatttttagaaacttGCACTTCTATGCAATGTAACTCTACTCCCCAAATTGGAAGAACTACATGATCTTCTAATACACCTACACGTGTCACACTCTTGAACCGTTGATCTCTCACTCACAACATTTTCATCTCTTACATCAACTATATCCAAACAAACCTCATCCTTGAAAAATTGTGTTGATCGACACAGTGGACAAGTCACGTGCGATGATAGCCACGTGTCGAGACACTGTTGATGAAACACGTGACGACAGTACGGAATAAGACGAACGAGTTCACTCACCTCGAACTCTGATAAACAAATTGGGCAGTCTTCGATCAAGTGCTTCGCGGCTCCACCGTATGAAATTAACGGTAGAGATTGCACCGTTGATGGATCCATCCCTTTCCGGCAAGACCTGTGTCACGATCCGTCAGAAATTAATAATTACGaatcatgataaaaataaatacatatatttactACATAAATATGCTCTTTAACTTGATTTCGAATCACATTTCTGTCCTTTAATTTTAGGTGTGCAGAAGTAAACACTTAAACATGTATAAAACTGAATAAATAAACACACGTCTTTTTTGTCATATGTAATATCCTACGTGTATCTTGTCATGTAGAATTCACgtgtttattttgtttaaaaattgaataattaaagtGTATGTTTGTGCATTATAAAAATTagagatcaaaattaaaatttgaaatcaagtttaaaatcaaatatatgtattatgcctaaaataAACTTATACATTCTGGATAGCAAAATGAGTTTTTTCAATGAGATGAAAACtgcaaattatttttgttttctcgAAAAGGTTTGTCTAATTGTATGATATAATTGAAATTTCGAGATTCAAAACtattaaatttcaaaagttaaaatCAAGCAATGAAACTTCTAGATTTTTGAAGTACATGtatgttaaaaatatgaaaaatagcaatataaattatagttttttaatcTCAATTTACGTGATACATTTTATTTGTTGTGCGATTGAATATTTCAAGTTAAATAAAAAGTTTGGGCATACAATTTTCAGGTAAACTAGGTAAAAAACTAATgcaagtcacaataattgaaaaaatatttaaaaaatatataaaaaataaatttatttgaatttcgaAATTCGAAATGTGTTATGGATTGGAATGGAGGAAGTAATGATTAACAATTAAgatataataagataaaattaaaaaaattcagagCAATTACAGTAACTGAAAAACTAACAACCTGTGCGCGGAGGAGGAAGACGACGATAGGGATAGATTTCTCCGGCGTCGATCATCATCGGAACCGGCGGAAGTTGTTATATCTCCGGCGAAGTGACGTatataaatagagaaaaaacCCATGAAAAACAGAGCAGTGAGAAGAACGAGTATCGTTAACGCCATTGATGAATCGAAAGGTGCAGTTAGCTTAAACGGTCTTCCAATTGCTGTAGCTACGGAATCGTTCATAGGTTGATAAGTAATTGTTGGATCTGATGAACTCATTGAATAATGTAAAATTTCTGGGTTTGAGTATTGTAACAATATTCTTTTCATCTCAACAACtaacactaaaaaaaaaaattagatcaaataaatagtgatttttattttttggtgtataATGTATTAGTAGTAGAAGATTGTAGAAATGGAGTTTTTTTTGGGAGAAAGAGTGAAGGAGTAGTGAAGAGGATAAGAATGGAGGGCGGTGATTATATATATGGGGTCTACAAGTTTCATGTTAGTTCACGTGTTTGACACCAGTTTATCGAAAttcgattaaatttgaattctcgaatatatagttttatttttagttacgaggaaatttcatatatagtcatttaaaaatagcataattatttttcatagttataattttgataatcaCAATTTGTAGCTAtatgttatagggaggagatAGACGAGCGAGAcaggagagggaggagagagaaggtaaagagagagaaaaaaattgtatatctATAGAgcttagataattgtatattatacatatatatatttgtatatatagcaAGAGAGATAAGGAGG is a genomic window containing:
- the LOC107003390 gene encoding RING-H2 finger protein ATL57 — encoded protein: MKRILLQYSNPEILHYSMSSSDPTITYQPMNDSVATAIGRPFKLTAPFDSSMALTILVLLTALFFMGFFSIYIRHFAGDITTSAGSDDDRRRRNLSLSSSSSSAHRSCRKGMDPSTVQSLPLISYGGAAKHLIEDCPICLSEFEVSELVRLIPYCRHVFHQQCLDTWLSSHVTCPLCRSTQFFKDEVCLDIVDVRDENVVSERSTVQECDTCRCIRRSCSSSNLGSRVTLHRSASF